GCCGAAGAAACGCTGACGCAGCATCTGCGCCTTTTGCCAGGCATGTTCGTGACTGCTGTGGCTGTTGCGCCAGTTTTGCAGACGTACCTGATCGTCCTCGGTGGCTTCGCCGGATTCCAGCAATGTCAGCCACTGAGCAGCCGCTCTGGCAATCTCGCGCGCTTCGCTGGAGGGTGCCGCGCGCATCACCAGTCCACCAGCAGGCAATGCTCGTAGGCCTGGGCCATGTAGCGTTTCACGGTACGTTCGGAGACTCGCAGGCGTTCGGCGATGTCGCGATAGCCGAGGCCTTCCAGCTGGCTCCACAGAAACGCACGACGCACTTCGCGGGGCAAGCCATCGAGAAGCTCATCAAGCGCCTGCAGGGTTTCAAGCACCACCCAACGTTGTTCGGGAGACGGAACGCAGTCTTCGGGCAAGTGGGCCAGCGCGTCCAGGTAGGCTTTTTCCAGACTGCGACGGGTATAGAAATTACTCAGCAGACGTTTGCCGACGGTCAACAGATAGGCGCGCGGCTCGCGCATTTCGGCGATGGGCTGTGAACTGCACAGCACTCGCATGAACGTGTCCTGACTCAGATCCGCCGCATCCCACGCGTTGCCCAAGCGCTTTCGCAGCCAGTTTTCCAGCCAGCCCCGGTGGTCTCGGTACAAGGTGTGTAGGCTGTGCTCCGGTGGCGTCGCTGCTTCAATCATCTCAAGAGACCCTGCGCGAAGGATATAAATGAGACTGATTCTAATTAATGTTTCACTGCGAAACCAAGCCCTTTTCTGCTGGATAGATCGCAAATATCGGTAGGAACACGGCTTAGGAAGGCACAAAGCCCCGAATTTTTTCCTACACACCCTGCACGGCCACCAAAGCAGCGACGACCTCGCTCGACCCGCTGGCGCACCTGTTTCCCTGCGCAGCGCTGGAATAACAGATGCTGAGCGTCAGCCTAAAGCGATTAAGCGAAGGACTTAATCTCCAAGCCCGACCAGACCTGGATAACAAATCACTTGTACGATGTCCTATCACAGGATATTACTGCGTCTCCAAAAAAAAAATAAAACCACGGAGATCGCTACATGGACTCATCCCTGTCCGCCAAGCCTGACAACCTCGAACAGGTAAAAGGCAATACACGCCGCAGCTTCCTGAAGAAGTCCCTCGCTGTTTCCGCCACGCTCGCCACCGGCAGCGCCTTGTTGCCCAGTCTCTCTGAAGCTGCCGAACCGTTGAGTCAACGCTACCCGGATCCACTGATTCACATCCTCGACGACAGCTTCCTCGACCTGCGTATTTTCAACGCCAGTGTGGAAAAACTCGCCACCGGCATGCGCTGGGCCGAAGGACCGGTCTGGGTCGGTGATGGCCGCTATTTGCTGGTCAGCGACATCCCCAATAATCGCATCATGCGTTGGGACGAAATCACCGAAACCTTCACCGTGTACCGTGAACACTCGAACTTCTCCAACGGGATGTGCCGGGATCGCCAAGGGCGTCTTATCGTCTGCGAAGGCTCTACCACCACCAGCGAAGGCCGCCGCGTCACACGCACCGAATACAACGGCACGATCACCGTGCTGGCCGACAGCTTTGAGGGCAAACCCTTCAACTCGCCCAACGACATCGTCTGCAAAAGTGACGGATCAATCTGGTTTACCGACCCGCCATTCCAGACCGGCAACAATTACGAAGGCCACAAGATCACCCCGAGCCAACCGCACGCCGTTTACCGCATCGACGGTGAGAGCAGAAAGGTGACTCGGGTGATCGACGACCTTAACGGCCCCAATGGCCTGTGCTTCAGTCCCGACGAAAAAACCCTGTATGTCGTCGAAGGCCGCGCCAAACCCAATCGCTTGATCTGGGCAATTGCCGTGAAGGAAGACGGCACACTGGGCGAGCGCCGCAAGCACATCGAGGGGCTGGACTACGCGGCAATCGACGGTATCAAGTGCGACGAAGCGGGCAACCTGTGGTGCGGCTGGGGCGGCAATGGAGATCCCAGGGCCGATCTGGAAAAACTCGACGGCGTGCGTGTTTTCAATCCACAGGGCAAGGCCATCGGCCATATTTCGCTGCCAGAGCGCTGCCCGAACCTGTGCTTCGGGGGGCGCGAAGGGAACAGGCTGTTCATGGCAAGCAGTCACTCGATCTACTCGCTTTTTGTGAATACTCGCGGGACTACGTTTGCTTTGTAAAAACGCCGTTCATCTCGCGATCGCTTCATGAGTATCGAAACAATATCTCGCCGCGCAGCCAAGGATGCGCGGCACTCAATCCGGTGCCGTGCAACCGGCGTAAGCCACCAGCGAATGGAGTCTTCAAGGGATGTCGGGAAAATCATCCTGACAATGCACCAGACAGCGCAATGATCAATATTCGCCCCACTCCCACTACTCTGGAAAAGCTTCACGCTGTGAATTGAGTTTTCCTCTCAACACGAAAAATTGCCGTTTCATTGTCAGCTGGCTTTTTTCCGCCTATCTTGATTAAAACCTATACAAGCTTATTAGCCGCGTACAATTTTTTGCACGACGGATACGCTTTCACGCGAGATTCCGTCACTAGATACCTTAACGAAACGCCCATAACCCTGTACGCGCCCCTCACTGCGTACAAGAAAATGGCTCGAACGTTCTCCCTCAACACCTGCGATCAGGGAGCAAGGCAATGACTCGATTACTGCTGTTACTGGCACTGATGCTCAGCGTCGCAAGCTGCAGCAACGTGGATGTAACCCGCTATGCCGATCAACAACCGGCACTGAGTCTGGAGCGATTTTTCAGCCAGCCCGTCAAAGCCTGGGGGATTTTTCAGAAGCCTGGTGGCGAAGTGACCAAGCGTTTTGAAGTCACCATCGTCAGCCGTCACGACGGCAACAACCTGATTCTCGACGAGCGCTTCCTTTACAGCGATGGCACCCGCCAACACCGCGTATGGACGTTGACGCCCGAGGGCGGGGGACGCTGGAGCGGTCGTGCAGGCGATGTGGTTGGCGCTGCGCAGGGCCAGATTGCCGGGAACGCCGTGCACTGGGTTTATCGCCTGAACCTGGCGGTCGACGATTCGACCTATGAAGTGAGCATGGACGACTGGATGTACCTGATGGATGAGGACACGTTGATCAACCGCACCAGCATGTCCAAGTTCGGGGTGGAAGTCGGTCAGGTGACCCTGTTCTTCCGTCGCCAGGGCACCGAAGCCAGCCAATGAACCGCACAACCCCAGAGCTTGATTGAATGAACGTTACCCGCCGCTTGTGCCTGGTACTGGGCGACCAGTTGTCCTTCGACCTGGCTTCATTACAGGCACTCGATGCCGAGCGCGACACGGTGCTGCTGGTTGAAGTCATGGAAGAAGCCAGCCATGTGCCCCACCATCCACAGAAGATTGCCCTGATCTTCAGCGCCATGCGCCACTTCGCCCAGGCGCTGCGAGACCAAGGCGTGCGTGTTGAATACGTCACCCTGGATGATCCGGAAAACAGCGGTTCGGTGCCGGGTGAGTTACAGCGTTGGCAAGCGCTGTTGCAGGCCGAAGAAGTACACGTCACCGAATGTGGTGACTGGCGGCTGGAGCACTCGATAAAGGAATGCGGCTTGCCGATTCACTGGCACGCCGATACGCGTTTTCTGTGCGGTCGCGAAGAGTTCGCTGCATGGGCCGAAGGCAAGAAACAGCTGCGCATGGAGTTTTTCTACCGGGAGATGCGTCGCAAGAGCCGGTTGTTGCTCAATGGCGACGGCTCGCCGGTGGGTGGTGCGTGGAACTTCGATGCCGAGAATCGCAAGGCCCTGCCCAAAAGCGTGAAAGCGCCCTACCCGGCGCGCTTCAGTAACGACGCCATCACCAGCGAAGTACTTGCACTGGTCAAGGCGCGTTTCAGCCAGCACTACGGCGCGCTCGATGACTTCAACTATCCCGTCACCCATGCCGATGCGCAGGCGCTCTGGGCGTACTTTCTCGATTACGGTCTGGCCGGGTTTGGCGATTACCAGGACGCCATGGCCAGTGATGAGCCGTTCCTGTTTCATGCGCGCATCAGTGCGGCACTCAACATCGGCCTGCTGGACCTGCGCCAGTTGTGCAGCGACGTGGAGTCGGCGTACTGGTCCGGCAGCGTTGCGCTCAACGCCGCCGAAGGCTTCATTCGGCAACTGATTGGCTGGCGTGAATATGTGCGGGGCGTGTACTGGCTGAAAATGCCTGATTACGCGCTGGGCAACTCGTTCGGCAACACCCGTGCATTGCCCGAGTTCTACTGGACCGGCGATACGCAAATGAACTGCATGCGCCACGCCATCGGGCAAAGCCTGCAGCACGCCTATGCGCATCACATCCAGCGGTTGATGGTCACCGGCAATTTCGCCCTGCTCGCCGGTATCGCGCCGAGCCAGATCTGTGAGTGGTATCTGGCGATCTACATGGACGCCTTTGACTGGGTCGAGCTGCCCAACACGCTGGGCATGGTCATGCACGCCGATGGCGGTTATCTCGGTTCCAAACCCTATTGCGCCGGCGGCCAGTACATCAATCGCATGTCGGATTACTGCCGTGGGTGCGCGTACAAGGTCAGCGAAAGCACGGCGGACAATGCCTGTCCGTTCAATTCGCTCTACTGGCATTTCCTGATGCGCCACGGTGAGCAGCTGCGCGGCAATCAGCGCATGAGCATGATGTACAAGAACCTTGATCGCATGCCGCAGGCCAAGCAAGAGGCACTCTGGCAACGGGGCCAAATGCTGCTGGCCCGCCTGGATAACGGCGAGTCGATCTGAAATCGGTGTTCGCCCAAAGCCGTCAGTGAAACTTAACGACGACGCCACCTGTCAACGAATGAACCACAATCAAGCCAGACCGCTTCGCGATGACCACTGCCCCCGTCCGGCCTGCCCGCCCCATGAAACCGGCCCCTGAAAAAACTGACAAAGCAGGTGAGATGGATACCCTCAAACACCTTGATCGCGAAGCACTTGAGTCCGAGGTAAAGCGATTACGCGCCGCGCTGCTGAGCAATGAAGTCGACACTGAGCAAAATGTGGCGGCTCAACTCCAGGCCAGCAAAGCTGCGCTCGCCCGCAGTGAGGAACGCTTCAGCACCATTCTGGAAACCATCGAATCGGCGTTTGCCATCGTCAAAGTCAAATTCGACGCCAACGACGAGCCTGTCGACTACTACTTCGTCGAGGCCAACCCGGCGTTCGAGCGCCAGTGCGGGGTCAACCTGCGCGGTAAATGGGTAACCGAATTCGCGCCCAATCTGGAACGCTTCTGGTTCGAAACCTACGGCCACGTGGCCAAGACCGGGGAACCGGCGAACTTCGAAAATTACGCCAATACCTTCGAACGCTGGTTCGATGTGCGCGCCGTGCGGGTCGGCGATCCGGCCGACCGGCAGATCGCGATCCTGTTCAACGACGTCACCGAACGACGCGATGCCGAGGAGCGCTTGCGCGCCAGTGAGGCGATCGCCCGCGAGAACGTCGAACGCGTGCAACTGGCCCTCGCCGCCGGCGCCATTATCGGCACCTGGCACTGGGACCTGCTGACCGATCGCTTTGCCATCGACGAAGGCTTCGCCCAGGTGTTCAACCTCGACCCGAGTCTGGGGCGCGAGGGACTCAGCCTCGAACAAGTGATCACCAGCGTGCACCCCGACGATCGGGACGGGCTGACCACCGCGATCGACGAAGCCATTGGCCGCGGTGGCGCCTATTCCCATCAGTATCGCGTGCGCCGCGCGGACGGCAGATACCAGTGGATCGAAGCCAACGGCCGCGTTGAGTGTGCCGATGACAACAAACCATTGCGCTTCCCCGGCGTACTGATCGACGTCGAGGAGCGACGCACCGTCGAGGCAGAGCGCGACGGTGCTATCGCCGCCTTGCGTGCGCTCAACGACACACTGGAACAACGGGTTTCAGCGCGCACCGCCGAGTTGATGCAAGCGGAGGAAAAACTGCGTCAGTCGCAGAAGATGGAGGCGGTCGGCCAACTGACGGGCGGCCTCGCTCATGACTTCAACAACTTGCTGGCCGGCGTT
The window above is part of the Pseudomonas fluorescens genome. Proteins encoded here:
- a CDS encoding sigma-70 family RNA polymerase sigma factor; translated protein: MIEAATPPEHSLHTLYRDHRGWLENWLRKRLGNAWDAADLSQDTFMRVLCSSQPIAEMREPRAYLLTVGKRLLSNFYTRRSLEKAYLDALAHLPEDCVPSPEQRWVVLETLQALDELLDGLPREVRRAFLWSQLEGLGYRDIAERLRVSERTVKRYMAQAYEHCLLVDW
- a CDS encoding DUF3833 domain-containing protein; the protein is MTRLLLLLALMLSVASCSNVDVTRYADQQPALSLERFFSQPVKAWGIFQKPGGEVTKRFEVTIVSRHDGNNLILDERFLYSDGTRQHRVWTLTPEGGGRWSGRAGDVVGAAQGQIAGNAVHWVYRLNLAVDDSTYEVSMDDWMYLMDEDTLINRTSMSKFGVEVGQVTLFFRRQGTEASQ
- a CDS encoding cryptochrome/photolyase family protein; translation: MNVTRRLCLVLGDQLSFDLASLQALDAERDTVLLVEVMEEASHVPHHPQKIALIFSAMRHFAQALRDQGVRVEYVTLDDPENSGSVPGELQRWQALLQAEEVHVTECGDWRLEHSIKECGLPIHWHADTRFLCGREEFAAWAEGKKQLRMEFFYREMRRKSRLLLNGDGSPVGGAWNFDAENRKALPKSVKAPYPARFSNDAITSEVLALVKARFSQHYGALDDFNYPVTHADAQALWAYFLDYGLAGFGDYQDAMASDEPFLFHARISAALNIGLLDLRQLCSDVESAYWSGSVALNAAEGFIRQLIGWREYVRGVYWLKMPDYALGNSFGNTRALPEFYWTGDTQMNCMRHAIGQSLQHAYAHHIQRLMVTGNFALLAGIAPSQICEWYLAIYMDAFDWVELPNTLGMVMHADGGYLGSKPYCAGGQYINRMSDYCRGCAYKVSESTADNACPFNSLYWHFLMRHGEQLRGNQRMSMMYKNLDRMPQAKQEALWQRGQMLLARLDNGESI
- a CDS encoding SMP-30/gluconolactonase/LRE family protein, with the translated sequence MDSSLSAKPDNLEQVKGNTRRSFLKKSLAVSATLATGSALLPSLSEAAEPLSQRYPDPLIHILDDSFLDLRIFNASVEKLATGMRWAEGPVWVGDGRYLLVSDIPNNRIMRWDEITETFTVYREHSNFSNGMCRDRQGRLIVCEGSTTTSEGRRVTRTEYNGTITVLADSFEGKPFNSPNDIVCKSDGSIWFTDPPFQTGNNYEGHKITPSQPHAVYRIDGESRKVTRVIDDLNGPNGLCFSPDEKTLYVVEGRAKPNRLIWAIAVKEDGTLGERRKHIEGLDYAAIDGIKCDEAGNLWCGWGGNGDPRADLEKLDGVRVFNPQGKAIGHISLPERCPNLCFGGREGNRLFMASSHSIYSLFVNTRGTTFAL
- a CDS encoding hybrid sensor histidine kinase/response regulator — protein: MDTLKHLDREALESEVKRLRAALLSNEVDTEQNVAAQLQASKAALARSEERFSTILETIESAFAIVKVKFDANDEPVDYYFVEANPAFERQCGVNLRGKWVTEFAPNLERFWFETYGHVAKTGEPANFENYANTFERWFDVRAVRVGDPADRQIAILFNDVTERRDAEERLRASEAIARENVERVQLALAAGAIIGTWHWDLLTDRFAIDEGFAQVFNLDPSLGREGLSLEQVITSVHPDDRDGLTTAIDEAIGRGGAYSHQYRVRRADGRYQWIEANGRVECADDNKPLRFPGVLIDVEERRTVEAERDGAIAALRALNDTLEQRVSARTAELMQAEEKLRQSQKMEAVGQLTGGLAHDFNNLLAGVSGALELMGTRISQGRLSEVDKYMVTAQGAVKRAAALTHRLLAFSRRQTLDPRPTDVNMLMTGMTELIQRTVGPSILLETIGSPQLWPTLVDASQLENALLNLCINARDAMPDGGRITIETANRSMDSETASTLEIPEGEYVCLCVSDTGTGMSADVIAKAFDPFFTTKPLGQGTGLGLSMIYGFAKQSGGQVRVHSQVDRGTTMCIYLPRHCGELVQSLDDKHIAPAVVPKASETILVVDDEPTVRALLTEVLGDLGYNLLEAGDSVAGLKALQSNVHIDLLITDVGLPGGMNGRQLADAGREIRPNLTTLFITGYAENAVIGAGQLGPGMQVLTKPFAVDTLVARVIDLMSSRAK